In the genome of Prevotella sp. HUN102, one region contains:
- a CDS encoding DUF3320 domain-containing protein has translation MDDELIKIDESKLTKQQIWERKLLDFSLRNNLLNLRLGSKAIPIAAEDVCQLENELSSGADFEIVSSLSEQELLAVEKRLYRESRTALEENGANTLFLAIGLLHWYEDAKAEKERLAPLLLIPVTMVRKSSTKYVIRLLDEDITFNRTLTELLSQQFNIKNPELAELPEDEQGVDVRKVLGIFADKIKDQANWKVEEAAVLSLFSFSKFVMWNDIHNNGEKMMKNPIISSIVTKQLSQEVVTEAADMRQKDLNDAPSKYALPVDVDSSQLEGVVESGEGRSFILYGPPGTGKSQTITNIIANALFNNKRVLFVAEKMAALQVVQNRLRKIGLDPFCLEMHSNKMTKGHLLEQLQQALDLTHIKSPEEYRQLSDQLFAERKQLNGYMDALHRKGASGLSLYDCIVRFEALKDGEIVPSENYLNSVNDNELKKNVEVIRQLQSVFSVIGHPSAHPLRGLTTTDASLNVQQTLSGKIDSLRQLLPSVIALFNRLNASAVNKVPVSLQSMDWLDKLVAQQKVITAQYAESILSLDAAQLRNEWTTACGKWFIPRFFAKRSVVNKMKSYRTDFASDAMEALLKLLEERSATLKTYGMQPGQSVLTAADIQTIGSLDGLAAKELFDNPDLNDISAHLDQWQKALPQVRDWTQWCLRKEELRKAQLENVIQYIYDNPETDAMSVGNALEKGVYRQLAVQAIDASPQLQLFNGVIFEETIAKYRDLAKQFQTITKKELYCRLAANVPSMAIEATKSSEMGLLKRYIASKGRGVSIRKIIEQLPTLLPRLCPCQLMSPMSVAQYVDLNNEPFDLVIFDEASQMPTSEAVGAIARGKALICVGDPKQMPPTSFFQMQSTNDDEAEIDDMESILDDCITLSLPAHYLSWHYRSRHESLIAFSNAQYYEGRLFTFPSVDDRLSKVNFVPVDGFYDFGKTRCNQAEAEAIVEETVRRLKEYIAKGEGATYRSIGIVSFSKVQQNLIEDLLTDRLAQEPELEKYAYDVEEPIFVKNLENVQGDERDIILFSIGYGPDKDGKVSMNFGPLNNNGGERRLNVAVSRARYEMMVFSTLQPEMIDLSRSDANGVVGLKKFLEFAKSGRMAVAPSAVDVANGQNSIVVGLSEALRKSGYEVDAQVGRSHFKVDLAVINPKDKNKYLLGILCDGPSYFATKTQRDREITQPGVLKGLGWNLLRVWAVDWFMNREQTVQKVLDELKRLEDADNTDASVKSAQPSVPKTEKPQQPAGFATMPFSVSEDEIVHAETKEIPYQEADIRRAFKGMNAEKLEANSEKLSEDIRKIIEAEQPVNASWIAKRIIKTWGMTRTSQRLTDMIANDIVRFKVDRTYNEADPTVWLNTDSMKNFDGFRQANGREIDEIPGIEVSNCIVFAIEQQVSIPREELKKQVSKLMGFNRMGAKVDTVIDNCLTVLLSQGKITESEGVLKVVVQ, from the coding sequence GAGAAGCGACTGTATCGCGAATCCCGCACGGCTTTGGAGGAAAATGGTGCAAACACGCTTTTCCTTGCTATTGGTTTGCTGCATTGGTACGAGGATGCCAAGGCGGAAAAGGAACGCCTTGCGCCGCTTCTGCTCATTCCGGTTACGATGGTTCGCAAAAGCAGCACGAAATACGTTATCCGTCTTTTAGACGAAGATATTACTTTCAACCGTACTTTGACAGAACTGCTCAGCCAGCAGTTCAACATCAAGAATCCCGAACTGGCTGAACTGCCCGAAGACGAACAGGGAGTCGACGTGAGAAAGGTGCTCGGTATCTTTGCGGATAAGATAAAGGATCAAGCCAATTGGAAGGTGGAAGAAGCTGCTGTGCTGTCTCTTTTCTCGTTTTCAAAGTTTGTGATGTGGAACGATATTCACAACAATGGCGAAAAGATGATGAAGAATCCGATTATCAGCAGCATTGTTACCAAGCAGCTTTCGCAGGAAGTGGTAACGGAAGCTGCAGATATGCGACAGAAAGACCTGAACGATGCACCGTCAAAATACGCATTGCCGGTAGATGTGGACTCTTCACAGTTGGAAGGTGTCGTAGAGTCGGGCGAGGGCAGAAGTTTTATTCTTTACGGTCCACCGGGAACCGGAAAGAGTCAGACCATTACCAACATCATTGCGAATGCGCTTTTCAACAACAAGCGTGTGCTTTTCGTGGCTGAAAAGATGGCTGCGTTGCAGGTGGTTCAGAATCGTTTGAGGAAGATTGGACTGGATCCGTTCTGCCTTGAAATGCACTCCAACAAAATGACCAAGGGACATTTGCTGGAGCAATTACAACAGGCTCTCGACCTCACGCACATCAAATCGCCGGAAGAATACAGGCAGTTGAGCGATCAGCTCTTTGCCGAGCGCAAGCAACTGAACGGATATATGGATGCCTTGCACAGAAAAGGGGCTTCCGGTCTTTCGCTCTATGACTGCATTGTTCGGTTTGAGGCATTGAAAGATGGCGAAATAGTTCCTTCTGAGAATTATCTTAATTCGGTTAATGACAATGAATTGAAGAAAAATGTTGAAGTGATTCGTCAGCTTCAGTCGGTCTTTTCTGTTATCGGTCATCCGTCAGCACATCCTCTCCGTGGGCTTACTACGACCGACGCATCATTGAACGTTCAGCAAACATTGTCAGGGAAGATTGATTCGCTCCGTCAGTTGCTTCCTTCCGTTATCGCTTTGTTCAACAGACTTAATGCTTCTGCCGTCAATAAAGTGCCTGTTTCGCTCCAGTCTATGGATTGGCTGGACAAGCTTGTAGCACAACAGAAAGTCATTACGGCGCAGTATGCAGAGAGTATTCTCTCGCTTGATGCAGCGCAACTGCGAAATGAGTGGACAACGGCTTGCGGCAAGTGGTTTATTCCCCGTTTCTTTGCAAAGCGCAGCGTGGTAAATAAGATGAAATCATATCGCACAGATTTCGCTTCCGACGCTATGGAGGCTCTCTTGAAGCTATTGGAAGAACGCAGCGCAACGCTGAAGACATACGGAATGCAGCCCGGTCAGTCGGTTTTGACGGCTGCTGACATTCAGACTATCGGCAGTCTGGACGGATTGGCAGCAAAAGAGCTTTTCGACAATCCCGATTTGAACGACATTTCTGCCCATCTCGACCAATGGCAGAAGGCTTTGCCGCAGGTGCGTGATTGGACTCAATGGTGCCTGCGAAAGGAAGAACTGCGGAAAGCGCAGCTTGAAAACGTGATACAATACATATATGACAATCCCGAAACTGATGCGATGAGCGTTGGAAATGCGTTGGAAAAGGGCGTGTATCGCCAGTTGGCAGTTCAGGCAATCGATGCCAGCCCACAGTTGCAGCTTTTCAACGGCGTGATTTTCGAGGAAACAATCGCAAAGTATCGAGATTTGGCAAAGCAATTCCAGACGATTACGAAGAAGGAACTCTACTGCCGATTGGCAGCCAACGTGCCTTCGATGGCGATTGAGGCTACAAAGTCTTCCGAAATGGGACTTCTGAAACGCTATATCGCAAGCAAGGGACGTGGCGTTTCCATCCGGAAAATCATAGAACAGCTACCGACGCTGCTCCCTCGTCTCTGTCCTTGTCAGCTGATGAGCCCGATGAGCGTGGCGCAATACGTGGATTTGAACAACGAACCTTTCGATTTGGTCATCTTCGACGAGGCCTCTCAGATGCCTACCTCCGAAGCCGTGGGAGCAATAGCACGAGGCAAGGCACTTATCTGTGTGGGCGACCCTAAGCAAATGCCGCCGACAAGTTTCTTCCAGATGCAGAGCACGAATGACGACGAGGCCGAAATCGACGATATGGAAAGCATTCTCGACGACTGCATCACGCTTTCGTTGCCTGCCCATTATCTGTCGTGGCACTATCGTTCGCGCCACGAATCGCTCATTGCGTTCAGCAATGCGCAGTATTACGAAGGCCGTCTGTTCACTTTCCCGTCTGTCGATGACAGGCTTTCAAAGGTAAATTTCGTGCCGGTAGACGGTTTCTACGACTTCGGAAAGACGCGCTGCAATCAGGCGGAAGCCGAAGCAATCGTTGAAGAAACGGTGCGCAGACTGAAGGAATATATTGCCAAGGGAGAGGGAGCAACCTATCGTTCCATCGGTATTGTGTCGTTCTCGAAGGTGCAGCAAAACCTGATTGAAGACCTCTTGACGGACAGATTGGCGCAAGAGCCCGAACTGGAGAAATATGCCTACGACGTTGAGGAACCGATTTTCGTGAAGAATCTTGAGAATGTTCAGGGTGATGAGCGCGATATTATTCTTTTCAGTATCGGATATGGCCCCGACAAGGACGGAAAGGTCTCTATGAACTTCGGTCCGTTGAACAATAATGGTGGCGAACGCCGACTGAATGTTGCCGTAAGTCGTGCCCGTTACGAAATGATGGTGTTTTCAACGCTCCAGCCTGAAATGATAGATCTCAGCCGTTCTGATGCAAACGGCGTGGTGGGACTGAAGAAGTTCCTCGAGTTTGCCAAGAGTGGGCGTATGGCTGTCGCTCCATCGGCTGTCGATGTTGCGAACGGGCAGAACTCAATTGTAGTTGGCCTCTCGGAAGCATTGAGGAAATCGGGCTATGAAGTAGACGCACAAGTAGGGCGTTCTCACTTCAAAGTAGACCTTGCCGTTATCAATCCGAAGGACAAGAACAAGTATCTGCTAGGCATACTGTGCGACGGACCTTCCTATTTTGCTACGAAAACGCAGCGCGACCGTGAGATTACGCAACCCGGAGTATTGAAGGGATTGGGCTGGAATCTGCTGCGTGTGTGGGCTGTGGATTGGTTTATGAATCGCGAACAGACTGTTCAGAAAGTGCTCGACGAGCTTAAACGACTGGAAGATGCCGATAATACGGATGCGTCCGTCAAATCAGCGCAGCCATCTGTCCCCAAGACCGAAAAGCCGCAGCAGCCTGCCGGCTTTGCAACTATGCCTTTCAGCGTGAGCGAAGACGAGATAGTTCACGCCGAAACAAAGGAAATTCCTTATCAGGAAGCCGACATCAGGCGTGCATTCAAAGGAATGAATGCAGAGAAACTGGAGGCAAATTCGGAAAAATTGAGCGAAGATATAAGAAAGATTATAGAAGCCGAACAGCCCGTAAATGCTTCTTGGATTGCAAAGCGCATCATAAAGACTTGGGGAATGACGCGCACTTCGCAGAGATTGACGGATATGATAGCCAATGATATTGTCCGTTTCAAGGTGGACCGAACCTATAATGAGGCTGATCCTACGGTTTGGTTGAATACTGATTCGATGAAGAATTTCGATGGTTTCCGTCAGGCTAACGGTCGTGAAATCGATGAAATACCGGGTATTGAGGTGTCGAACTGCATTGTTTTTGCCATCGAGCAGCAGGTTTCTATCCCACGGGAGGAATTGAAGAAACAGGTAAGCAAGCTGATGGGATTCAACAGAATGGGTGCAAAGGTAGATACTGTGATTGATAATTGCCTGACGGTTCTTCTCTCGCAAGGCAAGATAACCGAGTCAGAAGGCGTTCTGAAGGTTGTTGTCCAATAG
- a CDS encoding TonB-dependent receptor, which translates to MLHDKISKIIILGLFLITSCVAMGQSFTLQGKVSDKDGNPIELASIMVVSQGQLAMSNLKGEFSLQLQSEDSVKVRFSMLGYKSKTRILVRPQGKQTLLVQLADDNELQEVVVEGKTPQHGTTEVLKLDNTKRAPSATGNAIEEIIQTQAGVSTHSELSSQYNVRGGTFDENSVYINNVEVYRPFLVRSGQQEGLSVINPDMVENVGFSTGGFEAKYGDKMSSALDITYKRPKRTEGSVSLSMLGASGYFGLSSKKLTWTNGLRYKSNKYLLGSLETKGEYNPSFLDYQTYLSWQPGKRWQIDFIGNISDNHYNFEPEDRETNFGTMENVKAFKVYFDGKEKDVFRTYFGTFSITNHLSPKTDVSLIASAFSTKEQQRYDIQGQYWLTQTETSENLGVGTYMQHSRDYLKANVQSLKLMMRHRAGKHNIEGGATYKIERITENSAEYEYRDSAGYNVPHTGKDLNMIYSLRAQNKLDTKRFEGYLQDTWNFQTNDSIPTLFTLNYGVRYAHWGFNGESIVSPRASLTITPGWNRNLSFRVAGGLYYQAPFYKELRDTTLINGITYATLNEKIKSQRSIHALAAMNYRFQMMNRPFKFSAEVYYKAMSRLVPYSVDNVKVTYYGDNEASGHAMGIDLKLFGEFVPGADSWLTFSLMNTRMKLNGKSIPLPTDQRFAVNLFFTDYFPGTTRWRMSLKLAYADGLPFAAPHKELENNSFRATAYRRADIGMSYRLYDNHDGAKPSIFRNVWLGLDCLNLLGINNVNSYYWITDISGQQYAVPNYLTGRQFNGKITVEF; encoded by the coding sequence ATGTTACACGATAAGATTTCAAAGATAATCATACTTGGCTTGTTTCTCATCACTTCCTGCGTGGCGATGGGACAGTCGTTCACGCTTCAGGGAAAGGTTTCCGACAAGGACGGAAACCCTATTGAGCTGGCATCCATTATGGTTGTTTCGCAGGGACAACTGGCAATGAGCAACCTCAAGGGCGAGTTCAGCCTGCAATTACAGAGTGAGGATTCCGTCAAGGTAAGATTCTCGATGCTCGGCTACAAGAGCAAGACCAGAATTTTGGTAAGACCACAGGGCAAGCAGACGCTTTTGGTTCAGCTTGCCGACGACAACGAGCTTCAGGAAGTGGTTGTTGAGGGAAAAACGCCGCAGCACGGCACTACCGAGGTATTGAAACTGGACAATACCAAGCGCGCTCCTTCCGCGACAGGCAATGCCATCGAGGAAATAATTCAGACACAGGCAGGCGTTTCCACTCACTCCGAACTGTCGTCGCAATATAATGTTCGTGGCGGTACTTTCGATGAAAACTCCGTATATATAAATAATGTGGAGGTTTACAGACCTTTCTTGGTGCGCAGCGGACAACAGGAAGGACTTTCTGTAATCAATCCCGATATGGTGGAAAACGTGGGATTCTCAACCGGTGGATTTGAAGCAAAGTACGGAGACAAGATGAGTTCTGCGCTCGACATTACCTACAAACGCCCCAAACGCACCGAAGGCTCCGTTTCACTCTCGATGCTTGGTGCGAGTGGATACTTCGGACTGTCCTCAAAGAAACTTACTTGGACTAACGGACTGCGCTATAAGTCGAACAAATATCTGCTCGGTTCGTTGGAAACAAAGGGAGAATACAATCCCTCGTTCCTCGATTACCAGACTTATCTCTCTTGGCAGCCCGGCAAGCGATGGCAGATTGATTTCATCGGTAACATTTCCGACAACCATTATAATTTTGAACCTGAAGACCGTGAGACGAATTTCGGTACAATGGAGAATGTAAAGGCATTCAAAGTTTACTTCGACGGCAAGGAAAAGGATGTTTTCCGCACATATTTCGGCACATTCAGCATTACCAACCACCTTTCGCCGAAGACCGATGTTTCGCTCATTGCTTCTGCATTCTCCACAAAGGAGCAGCAACGCTATGACATTCAGGGACAGTATTGGCTCACACAGACCGAAACTTCCGAAAATCTCGGCGTAGGAACCTATATGCAGCATTCGCGCGATTATCTGAAAGCCAACGTTCAAAGCCTCAAGCTGATGATGAGGCACAGGGCAGGCAAGCATAACATCGAAGGCGGAGCTACCTATAAGATAGAGAGAATCACGGAAAATTCTGCCGAATACGAATACCGTGACTCAGCAGGATACAATGTTCCACACACAGGTAAAGACCTGAATATGATTTACTCGCTGAGAGCGCAGAACAAACTGGATACGAAACGATTTGAGGGGTATCTTCAGGACACTTGGAATTTCCAGACCAACGACTCCATCCCTACTCTCTTCACGCTGAACTATGGTGTCCGCTACGCACATTGGGGCTTCAACGGTGAGAGCATCGTGTCGCCGCGAGCGTCGCTTACCATCACTCCCGGCTGGAACCGTAATCTGTCGTTCCGTGTCGCAGGCGGACTTTACTATCAGGCACCTTTCTATAAAGAGCTTCGCGATACCACTCTGATTAACGGCATAACATACGCAACCCTCAACGAGAAAATAAAATCACAGCGTTCCATCCACGCTTTGGCGGCAATGAACTATCGTTTTCAGATGATGAATCGTCCTTTCAAGTTCTCTGCCGAGGTCTATTACAAAGCAATGTCGCGCCTTGTTCCCTATTCCGTTGATAACGTTAAGGTAACATATTATGGAGATAACGAAGCGTCCGGCCACGCAATGGGTATCGACCTGAAACTCTTCGGAGAATTTGTACCGGGTGCTGATTCTTGGCTTACCTTCAGTCTGATGAATACAAGAATGAAACTGAACGGAAAGAGCATTCCTCTGCCAACCGACCAGCGATTCGCCGTAAACCTTTTCTTCACGGACTATTTCCCGGGAACTACACGATGGAGAATGTCGCTGAAACTTGCCTATGCCGACGGGCTTCCTTTCGCTGCTCCACACAAGGAACTCGAGAACAATTCCTTCCGTGCCACAGCGTACAGACGTGCCGATATCGGTATGAGCTACCGACTTTACGACAATCACGATGGCGCAAAGCCGTCTATCTTCCGTAATGTTTGGTTAGGCTTGGACTGTCTGAACCTTTTAGGCATCAACAATGTCAATTCCTATTATTGGATAACAGACATTTCGGGTCAGCAATATGCAGTTCCAAACTATCTGACCGGCCGTCAATTCAATGGTAAAATAACAGTGGAGTTTTAA
- a CDS encoding RNA polymerase sigma factor RpoD/SigA, translating to MRQLKISKSITNRSSEALDKYLVEIGREPMITVDEEIELAQEIHKGGRKGERAKEKLIKANLRFVVSVAKQYQHQGLSLTDLIDEGNIGLVKAAEKFDETRGFKFISYAVWWIRQSILQAIAEQSRIVRLPLNQVGAISKINQVTNEFVQKHNRRPSIHELADLTGIDEARIRQSQSADNHHMSIDAPFSDDDDNSMSDMLSSGDDSRTDKGVDFESMSDDLKAVLQNTLKERERKIVIECFGIGCQEKGLEEIGTEMALTRERVRQIREKAIEKIRESGNARVLMKYLG from the coding sequence ATGAGACAACTTAAGATTTCCAAAAGTATTACCAATCGTTCCAGTGAGGCTCTCGACAAGTATCTGGTAGAAATTGGCCGTGAACCTATGATTACCGTTGATGAAGAGATTGAGCTTGCTCAAGAAATTCATAAGGGTGGAAGAAAAGGAGAACGAGCTAAGGAGAAACTCATTAAAGCCAATCTTCGATTCGTGGTATCTGTTGCAAAGCAATATCAGCATCAGGGGCTTTCTCTTACCGACCTTATCGACGAAGGTAACATTGGACTCGTAAAGGCTGCCGAGAAATTCGATGAAACTCGTGGATTTAAGTTCATCTCTTATGCCGTATGGTGGATTCGCCAGAGCATTCTTCAGGCAATCGCTGAGCAGAGCCGCATTGTCCGCCTTCCTTTGAATCAGGTTGGTGCTATCTCTAAGATCAATCAGGTAACGAATGAGTTTGTTCAGAAGCACAACCGTCGTCCGTCAATTCACGAATTAGCCGATCTTACAGGTATCGACGAAGCACGAATCCGTCAGAGTCAGAGTGCGGACAATCACCACATGAGCATTGATGCGCCATTCAGCGATGATGATGACAACTCAATGAGCGATATGCTTTCTTCAGGCGATGATTCCCGAACGGACAAGGGCGTAGACTTCGAGTCAATGTCGGACGACTTAAAGGCTGTTCTTCAGAACACACTGAAGGAACGCGAGCGCAAGATCGTTATCGAGTGTTTCGGCATCGGCTGTCAGGAAAAGGGTCTGGAAGAGATTGGAACAGAGATGGCTCTCACCCGCGAGCGTGTGCGCCAGATTCGCGAAAAGGCCATTGAGAAAATCCGCGAAAGTGGAAACGCCAGAGTGCTGATGAAGTATCTCGGCTAA
- a CDS encoding IS30 family transposase, giving the protein MYHQLISEQRSQIFALLQKKTARKEIAAIVGISQATLSREIKRNSTPSGKYIWTKAHDMAMERRRRTVSNSRLSDELVWRIKEYIVNDQWSPRQISGYLRVNEGIRVFHQSIYNIIHNDPTGKLAGHTRHQMKYRHHPKGGHLPVKDRVSIHERSKEVDGKRFGDFEMNLIVDPAQRAILTLVEKSTNMLLMRKLPFGKQSKPLAKAVRRLLLPYKDRLKTITTDNGPEFAAHKDITKWLGVPVYFADPYCLWQKGAIENTNKLIRQYIPKKDSFENYTDKRIMAIQKKLNERPREKLNFSTPKCEFFKHVL; this is encoded by the coding sequence ATGTACCATCAATTAATCTCGGAGCAAAGGTCGCAAATTTTCGCCTTACTTCAAAAGAAAACCGCAAGAAAAGAAATTGCCGCCATCGTCGGCATCAGTCAGGCAACACTCTCACGTGAAATCAAACGCAACAGCACGCCCTCGGGAAAGTATATCTGGACGAAGGCGCACGACATGGCCATGGAGCGCAGGAGGCGAACGGTGAGCAACTCCAGGCTCTCCGACGAATTGGTCTGGAGAATCAAGGAATATATCGTTAATGACCAATGGTCTCCAAGACAAATATCAGGGTATCTGCGTGTGAATGAGGGGATAAGGGTGTTCCATCAGTCCATCTACAACATCATCCACAATGACCCGACAGGGAAACTTGCCGGGCACACAAGACATCAGATGAAATACAGGCATCACCCCAAGGGTGGGCATCTTCCTGTCAAGGACAGGGTGAGCATCCATGAGAGAAGCAAGGAAGTGGACGGGAAGAGATTTGGAGACTTTGAGATGAACCTGATCGTCGACCCTGCCCAAAGGGCCATACTCACACTGGTGGAGAAATCCACCAATATGTTGCTTATGCGGAAACTGCCATTTGGGAAGCAGTCGAAGCCTCTGGCAAAAGCAGTCAGGAGACTGCTGCTGCCATACAAGGACAGACTGAAGACCATTACCACTGACAACGGACCTGAGTTTGCCGCACATAAGGATATCACGAAATGGTTGGGCGTGCCTGTGTACTTTGCAGATCCATATTGTTTATGGCAAAAGGGAGCCATTGAGAATACAAACAAGTTAATCAGGCAATATATCCCTAAAAAGGATTCCTTTGAGAACTATACGGACAAGAGGATTATGGCCATACAGAAGAAATTGAATGAAAGACCAAGGGAAAAACTAAACTTTTCCACACCAAAGTGCGAGTTCTTCAAACATGTGTTGTAA
- a CDS encoding zinc-dependent metalloprotease, with protein sequence MRINKTLAVVALAMTIGSTGSFARSCFSSFAVNDSTEQASKETDGKADRKKNDKDDKKDKKDKLSDYEKLIKKGGSVEEGLFTVRHIEDKWYVEVPDSVLGRYMLAVTRFSSVPQNFGKFAGEELSEATIYFEQRDAKTLLLKAFVQTHEANPNDRISITLAASTADPIIAALKVIGRNKKKDKQLVDISPLFVKDNNIVSLSASDAKFLKLGGLQADRTFIDTLKVYPINLEVASTRTYASPTPNSPASYTGSVTIGLNTSIVLLPKHPMRKRFWDNRVGYFTNRRTVFSDDQNKTQHEQVISRFELVPKDVKKYKKGELVEPVTPIIFYIDPATPKQWVPYLKAGIDDWNVAFEAAGFKNAIQGKEWPEDSDMSLDDAHYSVVRYLPAEIENAYGPRIVDPRSGQIIESHVCWYHNVMNLLTKWYMIQCGPLDKRAQKMKFDPELMGELIRFVSSHEVGHALGLRHNMGASHATPVEKLRDKAWVEANGHTASIMDYARFNYVAQPEDGISTKGIFPRINDYDKWAIKWGYQYRPDFKDEFEEKEGLLTETTNVLAKNPRLWFGGEGRGEDPRAQTEDLGDDNVKASEYGLKNLKRVVNGLPEWTKQTNDRTDDLKEMWKAVKDQFNRYNNHVLKNIGGRYNNNVPGKKPYEVAPASKQKAAVEYLGRNLFEAPMWLYPSNIIDITGTDVVSDIAGQQQRVLSRMMSVDVLGNVYKYQDGSAVAYQLESYLDDLYKAVWKPLAAMTGSNLQARRLLQRAYINNVNTLLNPAETPAKDAKTPTAARQRTLNSDIQLYLEQQLDRIEQFCKAQSAQGTGINTRHFKDLLRQIKLVKERRTTVK encoded by the coding sequence ATGAGAATCAACAAGACATTAGCTGTCGTTGCGTTGGCAATGACTATCGGAAGCACGGGGAGCTTTGCGCGAAGCTGTTTCTCTTCGTTTGCCGTGAACGATTCCACGGAGCAGGCAAGCAAGGAAACGGATGGCAAGGCTGACCGGAAGAAAAACGACAAAGACGATAAGAAGGACAAGAAAGATAAACTTTCGGACTACGAAAAACTTATAAAGAAAGGTGGAAGTGTGGAAGAAGGACTCTTCACAGTTCGTCATATCGAGGACAAATGGTACGTAGAAGTGCCTGATTCTGTGCTCGGACGCTATATGCTGGCAGTAACGCGTTTCAGCTCCGTGCCACAGAATTTCGGCAAATTTGCAGGCGAGGAACTTTCCGAAGCTACCATCTACTTTGAACAGCGCGATGCAAAGACGCTGCTGCTGAAGGCTTTTGTTCAAACGCACGAAGCAAATCCCAACGACCGTATCTCTATCACGCTCGCTGCATCAACGGCTGATCCTATCATTGCAGCCCTGAAAGTGATTGGAAGAAACAAGAAGAAAGACAAGCAACTGGTGGACATTAGTCCTTTGTTCGTGAAGGACAACAACATCGTCAGTCTGTCGGCTTCCGATGCCAAGTTTCTGAAACTGGGAGGATTGCAGGCCGACCGTACTTTCATAGACACCCTGAAGGTATATCCTATCAATCTTGAGGTGGCTTCCACGCGTACTTACGCCTCTCCAACGCCAAATAGCCCGGCATCCTATACGGGTTCGGTAACCATCGGCTTGAACACGAGCATAGTGTTGCTGCCGAAACATCCTATGCGCAAGCGATTCTGGGACAACCGTGTGGGCTATTTCACGAATCGCAGAACGGTGTTCAGCGACGATCAGAACAAGACGCAGCACGAGCAGGTAATATCCCGTTTCGAGCTTGTTCCGAAAGATGTGAAGAAATACAAGAAAGGCGAACTCGTGGAACCGGTTACACCTATTATATTTTATATAGATCCTGCCACGCCAAAACAGTGGGTTCCTTACCTGAAAGCAGGTATCGACGACTGGAATGTGGCTTTCGAGGCAGCCGGTTTCAAGAACGCAATACAGGGAAAGGAGTGGCCGGAGGACTCGGATATGAGTCTGGACGATGCGCATTACAGCGTGGTGCGCTATCTGCCTGCCGAAATTGAGAATGCCTACGGACCACGAATTGTTGATCCACGAAGTGGACAGATCATCGAGAGCCACGTGTGCTGGTATCACAACGTGATGAATCTGCTCACAAAGTGGTATATGATTCAGTGCGGCCCGCTCGATAAGCGTGCGCAGAAAATGAAGTTTGATCCGGAACTGATGGGCGAACTCATCCGTTTTGTTTCCAGTCACGAGGTTGGACACGCGCTCGGATTGCGCCACAATATGGGTGCAAGCCACGCCACTCCCGTGGAAAAGCTGCGCGACAAAGCGTGGGTGGAAGCCAACGGACACACGGCAAGCATTATGGATTATGCCCGTTTCAACTATGTTGCGCAGCCGGAAGACGGCATTTCAACGAAGGGTATCTTCCCTCGCATCAATGATTACGATAAATGGGCTATCAAGTGGGGGTATCAGTATCGTCCCGATTTCAAGGATGAATTTGAAGAGAAGGAAGGGCTTCTGACCGAAACGACGAACGTGCTTGCGAAGAATCCACGCCTTTGGTTTGGTGGCGAAGGCCGGGGAGAAGACCCTCGTGCGCAGACGGAAGACCTTGGCGACGACAATGTAAAGGCAAGCGAATACGGATTGAAGAATCTGAAGCGAGTTGTAAACGGTCTTCCTGAATGGACAAAGCAGACCAACGACAGAACGGACGATTTGAAGGAAATGTGGAAAGCCGTAAAGGATCAGTTCAATCGTTACAACAACCACGTGTTGAAGAACATCGGTGGTCGCTACAACAACAATGTGCCCGGCAAGAAACCTTACGAAGTAGCCCCTGCAAGTAAGCAGAAGGCAGCAGTGGAGTATCTTGGGCGTAATCTTTTCGAGGCACCGATGTGGCTCTATCCGTCAAACATAATTGATATTACAGGTACTGACGTGGTTTCTGACATTGCTGGTCAGCAGCAGCGGGTTCTTTCCCGGATGATGTCGGTAGATGTGCTCGGCAATGTCTACAAATATCAGGACGGTTCTGCCGTTGCCTATCAGTTGGAAAGCTATCTCGACGACCTGTATAAGGCAGTTTGGAAACCTTTGGCAGCTATGACCGGCAGCAATTTGCAGGCTCGTCGTCTGCTCCAGAGAGCATATATAAATAATGTGAACACTCTTCTTAATCCGGCAGAAACGCCTGCAAAGGACGCAAAGACACCAACTGCGGCAAGGCAAAGAACATTGAACTCCGACATTCAGCTCTATCTTGAACAGCAATTAGACCGAATTGAACAGTTCTGCAAGGCTCAATCTGCACAGGGAACAGGCATCAATACACGCCATTTCAAGGATTTGCTTCGCCAGATTAAGTTGGTAAAGGAAAGAAGAACCACAGTGAAATAA